The following coding sequences are from one Humulus lupulus chromosome X, drHumLupu1.1, whole genome shotgun sequence window:
- the LOC133803900 gene encoding uncharacterized protein LOC133803900, whose protein sequence is MGTGRRPKAPSDRQNWQKIFNALVEMLQTQQTQLEGLAKERKLLEDRITMQHDRWVCDVRLLEDQISQVKGDLLVHDMAGSLEVAKAELVMGLKQREVHIDKLRLEYAHTELEDFKVLFKLKCSEPKSGVRDRNTRSLTSSKSEEHRSEKLESEARRLKQDYDKLSLEKESEVSALLAEKTFVWNQYKILETNLRSKSSEIEQADEKLRKLISGMEQLQSSNNEKDDCIARLTSQLTKMKEESNKLKAETGRLSKEVDLLRKSRSASITPVLTRCTTRTKTSSLRGKNSATDSTEVSEKGGRRSKRKADDDDVVLTSETPKLFSANFKVPKLKNSHPL, encoded by the exons ATGGGCACGGGAAGAAGGCCTAAAGCTCCCTCGGATCGTCAAAATTGGCAAAAAATATTTAACGCTTTGGTGGAGATGTTGCAGACCCAGCAGACTCAACTTGAGGGGCTCGCCAAAGAGCGCAAACTCCTCGAAGATCGTATCACAATGCAACACGACCGATGGGTCTGCGATGTTCGCCTCTTGGAAGACCAAATTTCTCAG GTGAAGGGGGATTTGTTAGTTCATGATATGGCAGGCTCGCTTGAAGTGGCTAAGGCTGAATTGGTTATGGGTTTGAAGCAAAGGGAGGTGCATATTGACAAACTAAGATTAG AGTATGCACACACTGAGTTGGAAGATTTTAAGGTGTTGTTTAAATTGAAGTGTTCTGAGCCAAAG AGCGGAGTAAGAGATAGAAATACAAGGTCTTTGACAAGTAGTAAAAGTGAAGAACATCGATCTGAAAAGCTGGAAAGTGAAGCAAGAAGATTAAAGCAGGACTATGATAAACTTTCTTTGGAAAAAGAATCTGAGGTATCTGCACTCTTGGCAGAGAAGACATTCGTGTGGAATCAGTACAAAATTTTGGAGACAAATTTAAGGAGTAAGAGTTCTGAAATTGAACAAGCAGATGAGAAATTAAGGAAGCTTATATCAGGTATGGAGCAATTACAGTCATCTAATAATGAAAAGGATGACTGTATTGCCAGATTAACAAGTCAATTAACTAAAATGAAGGAAGAGTCTAATAAGTTAAAGGCAGAAACTGGAAGACTCTCAAAAGAAGTAGATCTTCTGAGAAAGTCTAGAAGTGCTTCAATTACACCTGTTTTAACTCGTTGCACAACTAGAACAAAAACGTCTAGTTTGCGGGGCAAGAACAGTGCTACTGATTCTACGGAGGTCTCTGAAAAG GGTGGCAGAAGATCAAAGAGAAAGGCAGATGATGATGATGTCGTACTCACGTCGGAGACTCCAAAACTGTTCTCAGCCAACTTTAAAGTTCCCAAGTTGAAGAACTCACATCCTTTGTGA